The following are from one region of the Actinopolyspora halophila DSM 43834 genome:
- a CDS encoding GTP-binding protein codes for MASTSSPHDHAELMLSAKIVVAGGFGVGKTTFVSAVSEIAPLNTEAWMTEASEGVDEIDPAGDKTTTTVAMDFGRLQLHQDLMLYLFGTPGQSRFWFLWDDLARGALGAVVLVDTRRLSESFAAINYFEHDSDIPFIVAVNLFDGKLTHELEEVRDALALAPDIPLIACDARDSVSTVDTLRALVTHTMRLNVTHGAA; via the coding sequence ATGGCCTCAACAAGCTCTCCGCATGACCACGCCGAGTTGATGCTCTCGGCGAAGATCGTGGTCGCGGGTGGCTTCGGAGTCGGTAAGACCACGTTCGTCTCGGCGGTGTCCGAGATCGCCCCGTTGAACACCGAGGCCTGGATGACCGAGGCCAGTGAAGGGGTCGACGAGATCGACCCGGCGGGGGACAAGACGACCACCACGGTCGCGATGGATTTCGGACGCCTCCAGCTGCACCAGGACCTCATGCTCTACCTGTTCGGAACTCCCGGGCAGTCCCGTTTCTGGTTCCTCTGGGACGATCTGGCCAGGGGCGCGCTCGGTGCCGTGGTGCTGGTGGACACCAGACGACTCTCGGAGTCCTTCGCCGCGATCAACTACTTCGAACACGACTCGGACATCCCCTTCATCGTCGCGGTCAACCTGTTCGACGGGAAACTGACCCACGAGCTGGAAGAGGTGCGTGACGCCCTCGCGCTGGCTCCGGACATCCCCTTGATCGCCTGTGACGCACGTGATTCAGTGTCCACAGTGGATACATTGCGTGCTTTGGTCACGCACACGATGCGGTTGAACGTAACGCACGGCGCCGCATGA
- a CDS encoding DUF742 domain-containing protein, with amino-acid sequence MVTHSQTQRESRSSRVRPYALTGGRTRSRHQLLVETMISVTEYDRDRAEKLLPESRAVYEQARSPVSLAELSATLDIPLGVIRVLVSDLAADGVIFIHPTGQAYSYDHNILERILDGLNKLSA; translated from the coding sequence ATGGTCACACACTCACAGACCCAGCGGGAAAGTCGCAGCAGCCGAGTACGCCCCTACGCCCTCACGGGTGGGCGGACCCGCTCGCGGCATCAGCTTCTCGTGGAGACGATGATCTCGGTCACCGAATACGACCGGGATCGCGCGGAGAAGCTGCTCCCCGAATCCCGTGCGGTTTACGAGCAAGCTCGCAGTCCGGTATCCCTCGCCGAACTGTCGGCCACGCTGGATATCCCACTCGGCGTCATCCGAGTGCTGGTCAGTGATTTGGCGGCGGATGGGGTGATTTTCATTCACCCGACCGGACAGGCCTACAGCTACGATCACAACATCCTCGAGAGGATTCTCGATGGCCTCAACAAGCTCTCCGCATGA
- a CDS encoding roadblock/LC7 domain-containing protein has protein sequence MTAAEDDAQPPNFDWLVDDFVRRVHGVTHALILSADGLPLAGSSSVTNDEAEQLAAISSGLLSLAQNGSALFDKGACEQIIIRLNHGYFLFMGIGSGAGLAVLTSSEAQMRVVAYEMTQFVENTGHALTPEVRADLRRVVTAKRPRD, from the coding sequence GTGACGGCTGCAGAAGACGACGCCCAGCCCCCGAACTTCGACTGGTTAGTCGACGATTTCGTACGCCGTGTCCACGGCGTCACCCACGCGTTGATTCTGTCGGCGGATGGTCTTCCGCTGGCGGGGTCCTCCTCGGTCACCAATGACGAGGCCGAGCAGCTGGCCGCCATTTCCAGCGGTTTGCTCAGTCTTGCCCAGAACGGTTCGGCACTGTTCGACAAGGGCGCTTGCGAACAGATCATCATCAGGCTCAACCACGGGTACTTCCTGTTCATGGGGATCGGGAGTGGGGCGGGACTGGCCGTGCTCACTTCATCGGAGGCCCAGATGCGCGTGGTCGCCTACGAGATGACCCAGTTCGTGGAGAACACGGGGCACGCGTTGACGCCCGAGGTTCGGGCCGATCTACGACGCGTGGTCACCGCCAAGCGACCGCGTGACTGA
- a CDS encoding sensor histidine kinase, with amino-acid sequence MVSRVWEMLERSRKSLRGGAARQRLEGSTKQLLQRSRETVAQIIGPVSPREPGAQDVLAGVCSSVALRDLNLVDSLLEQLEQMESEEDDPESLDRLYRLDHLATRLRRNGENLRVLAGRDAGGTRPESASLVDVIRAGMSAIEHYSRVELGKVTELGIVGLAADDISRLLAELLDNATTHSPPNSAVTISAHLTEQGSIMVRVEDSGIGLPAARLSALNERLASAPVLDRDAVRHMGLAVVRRLSGRHGIRVWLSRRAPHGTTASVLLPSTLVHEESLPEGRGPARRSVREKELQDPVGSARDVGTSPSEPSGQQSSGVSPSEVNKRAVASSMSAEPVWPSEEQAAAQQPGTEPSTTVNGLPRRVSQSLKGSSAARHDAPTPSTKDSGVDMRESHEQLLADLGAFAEGEDEARKNQQDHNDDAERSQQ; translated from the coding sequence ATGGTGAGTCGGGTATGGGAGATGCTCGAACGTTCGCGCAAGTCGTTGCGCGGCGGGGCGGCCAGACAACGGCTGGAGGGTTCGACCAAGCAGCTGTTGCAGCGTTCCCGTGAGACCGTAGCGCAGATCATCGGACCCGTTTCCCCACGTGAGCCCGGGGCGCAGGATGTGCTGGCCGGGGTCTGTTCCAGTGTGGCCCTGCGTGACCTGAATCTCGTGGACTCGCTGCTCGAGCAGCTCGAGCAAATGGAGTCCGAAGAGGACGACCCGGAATCGCTGGACCGGCTCTACCGGCTCGACCACCTGGCGACGCGGTTGCGTCGCAACGGGGAGAACCTGCGGGTCCTGGCCGGCAGGGACGCGGGGGGAACACGTCCGGAATCCGCTTCACTGGTCGACGTCATCCGTGCCGGGATGTCGGCCATCGAGCACTACAGTCGAGTGGAGCTCGGCAAGGTGACCGAACTCGGCATAGTGGGACTGGCCGCCGACGACATCAGCAGGTTGTTGGCGGAGCTGTTGGACAATGCGACAACGCATTCCCCGCCGAACTCCGCGGTGACCATCAGTGCTCACCTGACCGAGCAAGGCAGCATAATGGTGCGGGTCGAGGACTCCGGGATCGGCCTGCCCGCGGCCAGGCTCTCGGCGCTCAACGAGCGACTGGCGAGCGCACCGGTGCTCGACCGGGACGCGGTGCGCCACATGGGGCTGGCCGTGGTGCGGCGCCTGTCCGGTAGGCACGGCATCCGGGTGTGGTTGTCCCGTCGCGCTCCGCACGGGACCACGGCTTCGGTGCTGCTACCGTCCACTCTGGTTCACGAGGAGTCCTTGCCGGAAGGACGTGGTCCGGCACGCAGGTCCGTGCGGGAGAAAGAACTTCAGGACCCGGTGGGCAGTGCCCGGGACGTGGGCACAAGTCCTTCGGAACCCTCCGGGCAGCAGAGCTCCGGAGTGTCTCCGAGTGAGGTGAACAAGCGAGCGGTCGCCTCGTCGATGTCGGCCGAACCCGTGTGGCCGTCCGAGGAGCAGGCTGCTGCTCAACAACCGGGAACGGAGCCGTCCACTACCGTGAACGGATTGCCGCGCAGAGTTTCGCAGAGCCTGAAGGGATCGTCGGCCGCCCGGCACGATGCCCCCACTCCATCCACTAAGGACAGTGGTGTGGACATGCGCGAGAGCCATGAGCAATTGCTGGCTGACCTGGGTGCTTTCGCCGAGGGCGAGGACGAAGCCAGGAAGAACCAGCAGGACCACAACGACGACGCCGAGAGGTCACAGCAGTGA
- the mshC gene encoding cysteine--1-D-myo-inosityl 2-amino-2-deoxy-alpha-D-glucopyranoside ligase — protein sequence MQPWSSVSVPSLPGRAHPLRLFDTATGETRPVGAGPRVGMYVCGITPYDATHLGHAATYIAYDLVHRMWLDSGHDVHYVQNVTDIDDPLLERAEHDNEDWIVLGMRETALFREDMAALRVLPPRDFVGAVESIPEIEQAVTELLASGAAYRVDDEYPDVYFRHDATGRLGYESRYSADEMAEVFPERGGDPDRPGKKHPLDALLWRMARPNEPSWDSEELRAGRPGWHLECSVIALNRLGIGFDLQGGGSDLAFPHHEFSAAHAEALTEQHPFAQHYSHAGMVGLDGQKMSKSEGNLVFVSRLRGDRVDPMAIRLALLSGHYRENRSWNADLLTSGAARLARWRQAVSLERGPDPAETLDRVRERLSDDLDAEGALRAVDEWVDRALGEDASSAEGAPSVVRNAVDALLGVAL from the coding sequence ATGCAACCCTGGTCCTCGGTTTCCGTTCCCAGCCTGCCCGGCAGGGCTCACCCGTTACGTTTGTTCGACACCGCGACCGGTGAGACCAGACCGGTCGGTGCGGGACCACGGGTGGGGATGTACGTGTGCGGTATAACCCCCTACGACGCCACGCACCTGGGGCACGCGGCCACGTACATCGCTTACGACCTGGTGCACCGCATGTGGCTGGACAGCGGTCACGACGTGCACTACGTGCAGAACGTCACAGATATCGACGACCCGCTGCTGGAACGCGCCGAGCACGACAACGAGGACTGGATCGTGCTCGGGATGCGTGAGACCGCCCTGTTCCGGGAGGACATGGCCGCGCTGCGGGTGCTTCCGCCGCGGGACTTCGTCGGTGCGGTCGAATCGATACCGGAGATCGAACAGGCCGTGACCGAGCTGCTCGCCTCGGGCGCGGCCTACCGGGTCGACGACGAGTACCCGGACGTCTATTTCCGGCACGATGCCACGGGTCGGCTCGGATACGAGTCGCGGTACAGCGCGGACGAGATGGCCGAGGTGTTCCCCGAGCGGGGTGGCGACCCGGACCGGCCGGGCAAGAAGCACCCGCTGGACGCGCTGCTGTGGCGGATGGCACGGCCGAACGAGCCCTCCTGGGACTCGGAGGAGCTCAGGGCGGGCAGACCGGGATGGCACCTGGAGTGCTCGGTGATCGCGCTCAACAGACTGGGCATCGGCTTCGACCTGCAGGGTGGCGGATCCGATCTGGCTTTTCCGCACCACGAGTTCAGCGCGGCCCACGCCGAGGCGCTGACGGAGCAGCATCCGTTCGCACAGCACTACTCCCATGCCGGAATGGTCGGGCTGGACGGGCAGAAGATGTCCAAGTCCGAGGGCAACCTGGTGTTCGTCTCCCGGCTGCGCGGGGACCGGGTCGACCCGATGGCTATCAGGCTGGCCCTGCTGAGCGGCCATTACCGGGAGAACCGTTCCTGGAACGCCGATCTGCTCACCAGCGGGGCCGCCAGGTTGGCACGCTGGCGCCAGGCCGTCTCCCTCGAACGGGGACCGGATCCGGCGGAGACCCTGGACCGCGTGCGGGAGCGCCTCAGCGACGATCTGGACGCGGAGGGGGCACTGCGTGCCGTCGACGAGTGGGTCGACCGGGCTCTCGGCGAGGACGCGTCCTCCGCGGAAGGTGCGCCCTCGGTGGTCCGGAACGCGGTGGACGCGTTGCTGGGTGTGGCTTTGTAA
- a CDS encoding MBL fold metallo-hydrolase — protein MVIRFQRRRSFADRLDGPLPNVRDVLRFMWKEKSRATVLDRRLVPLHGGPLPGVEPHDVAVTWIGHATFLLRAAGCRVVTDPVWSTLIPGVPPRTSPPGLAFEELFPVDAVLISHNHYDHLDAATLTRFPRSTPVLVPLGTGDWFTRRGFTDVRELDWWGSTTLGPLRFDFVPARHWSRRGVWDFCRSLWGGWIVTVPDGRSLYHAGDTGYGPFFAEIGRRFPNIELAMLPIGAYHPPWMMRSVHLTPEDAVAAAADTGAVRLAGMHWGTFPLTGEPVLQPLERLRGAWFAEGGSGELLWDLAVGETRVLPR, from the coding sequence ATGGTGATCCGGTTCCAGCGTCGTCGTTCCTTCGCGGATCGGTTGGACGGTCCCCTGCCGAATGTGCGTGACGTGCTGCGTTTCATGTGGAAGGAGAAGTCGCGGGCAACGGTGCTGGATCGCAGGCTCGTCCCGCTGCACGGTGGACCGTTGCCCGGGGTCGAACCGCACGACGTCGCCGTGACCTGGATCGGGCACGCCACCTTCCTGCTGCGGGCCGCGGGGTGCCGGGTGGTCACCGACCCGGTGTGGTCCACGCTCATTCCGGGGGTGCCGCCCAGGACGAGCCCGCCGGGGCTCGCCTTCGAGGAACTGTTCCCCGTGGACGCGGTGCTGATCAGCCACAACCACTACGACCATCTGGACGCGGCGACGCTGACCCGGTTTCCCCGGAGCACCCCCGTGCTCGTTCCGCTGGGTACGGGGGACTGGTTCACCCGGCGTGGATTCACCGACGTCCGGGAGCTCGACTGGTGGGGTTCCACCACGCTCGGTCCGCTCCGCTTCGACTTCGTTCCGGCTCGGCACTGGAGCAGACGCGGGGTGTGGGACTTCTGCCGGAGTCTGTGGGGTGGTTGGATCGTCACGGTTCCGGACGGTCGGAGCCTGTACCACGCGGGGGACACCGGCTACGGGCCGTTCTTCGCGGAGATCGGACGCAGGTTCCCGAACATCGAGCTGGCGATGTTGCCCATAGGCGCGTACCACCCTCCGTGGATGATGCGCTCGGTGCACCTGACCCCGGAGGATGCCGTGGCCGCTGCCGCGGACACCGGGGCGGTCCGGCTGGCCGGGATGCACTGGGGCACCTTCCCCCTGACGGGGGAGCCCGTTCTCCAGCCGTTGGAGCGGCTGCGCGGAGCGTGGTTCGCAGAGGGAGGGAGCGGGGAACTGCTGTGGGACCTGGCCGTGGGCGAGACGCGGGTCCTGCCCCGGTGA
- a CDS encoding SCO1664 family protein, with product MLSDDVAAELLINGRIEVRGRLVEASNATLLCSVEHDGLSADCVYKPVRGERPLWDFPDGTLAGREVAAYLLSEEIGWNLVPPTIWRVDGPYGAGMLQLWVNTEQEESGLVDVLSPEDVPHDWLTVLHAQDELGAPLVLAHADHAELRRLAVLDVVLNNADRKGGHVLRTPRGEVFGIDHGVSLNADDKLRTVLWGWLGRELDESSVERLTRLRTRLDGSFAAGLAEYITPKEIQAVADRIDRLLRQGALPAPSGEWPAIPWPPF from the coding sequence GTGCTCTCCGACGATGTCGCCGCCGAGTTGCTGATCAACGGGCGGATCGAGGTTCGGGGGCGACTGGTCGAGGCATCCAACGCGACTCTGCTCTGCTCCGTCGAGCACGACGGACTGAGCGCGGACTGCGTTTACAAGCCCGTGCGCGGCGAGCGACCGTTGTGGGACTTCCCGGACGGCACGCTGGCCGGGCGTGAGGTCGCCGCTTACCTGCTTTCCGAGGAGATCGGGTGGAACCTGGTTCCCCCGACGATCTGGCGCGTCGACGGTCCCTACGGAGCCGGCATGCTGCAGCTCTGGGTCAACACCGAGCAGGAGGAATCCGGGCTCGTGGACGTGCTCTCCCCGGAGGACGTCCCCCACGACTGGCTGACCGTGCTGCACGCCCAGGACGAGCTGGGTGCCCCGCTGGTGCTGGCCCACGCCGATCACGCGGAGCTGCGCCGGTTGGCCGTTCTCGACGTGGTGCTCAACAACGCCGACCGCAAGGGCGGGCACGTGCTCCGCACCCCACGGGGCGAGGTGTTCGGCATCGACCACGGAGTGAGTCTCAACGCGGACGACAAGCTGCGCACGGTGTTGTGGGGCTGGCTGGGACGTGAGTTGGACGAATCCTCGGTGGAGCGGCTCACGCGGTTGCGTACGAGGTTGGACGGATCGTTCGCCGCCGGGCTGGCCGAGTACATAACCCCCAAGGAGATCCAGGCGGTGGCCGACAGGATCGACCGGTTGCTGCGGCAGGGCGCACTGCCCGCGCCGTCCGGTGAGTGGCCGGCCATTCCCTGGCCTCCCTTTTGA
- a CDS encoding DUF3090 domain-containing protein yields MARVIHVFRQPDRFIVGTVGEPGERTFYLQATEDLRTVSVQLEKQQVSVLTERIDALLEEVQRRFDTELPTEPPDELVDSGPLEVPVEEEFRVGTMGLGWDAETEAVVVELLAVTEEEVDESVVLDDTEEGPDAVRVFLSAAHARAFAERAQRVIEAGRKPCPLCSEPLDPNGHICPRQNGYRRSEEE; encoded by the coding sequence ATGGCTCGTGTCATCCACGTATTCCGTCAGCCCGATCGTTTCATCGTCGGAACGGTCGGAGAGCCCGGCGAGCGCACTTTCTATCTGCAGGCCACCGAGGACTTGCGGACAGTGAGCGTTCAGCTGGAGAAGCAGCAGGTCTCGGTGCTGACCGAACGCATCGATGCGCTGCTGGAAGAGGTGCAGCGCCGGTTCGACACCGAGCTGCCCACCGAACCACCGGACGAGCTCGTCGACTCCGGGCCGCTCGAAGTCCCCGTGGAGGAGGAGTTCCGGGTCGGCACCATGGGGCTCGGCTGGGACGCGGAGACCGAAGCGGTGGTGGTGGAGTTGCTGGCCGTCACCGAGGAAGAGGTGGACGAGTCGGTGGTGCTCGACGACACCGAGGAGGGGCCCGATGCCGTTCGGGTGTTCCTCAGCGCCGCGCACGCTCGTGCCTTCGCGGAACGTGCCCAGCGAGTGATCGAAGCCGGACGTAAGCCGTGCCCGTTGTGTTCGGAGCCGCTCGACCCGAACGGTCACATCTGCCCGAGACAGAACGGTTATCGACGTTCCGAGGAGGAGTAG
- a CDS encoding S66 peptidase family protein: protein MSISTSENTRPRGLRPGDTVAVVAPAGPVPAEQLRAGVAELESWGLRVLLGEHVLDRHPRLDYLAGLDRDRAADLRWAWCHPEVSAVLCARGGYGTMRMLDELDRGALLRAPRKLLVGSSDMTALHEALARELDVVTLFGPMVATSAFTEDATARGLLRGILLEPQESLSLRGTGAEPLRGGRATGVLHGGNLSVLAGTLGSAAPPRRPTPGIALLEDVTEEPYQLDRYLTQLRRAGWFDHVTGVALGSWRECGSLERVRTTMSDLLGDLGVPVAWELGFGHRHGQLSVPLGVTAELDADACELTLADPPLC, encoded by the coding sequence ATGTCGATCAGCACATCGGAGAACACCCGCCCACGCGGACTCCGCCCGGGGGACACGGTCGCCGTGGTGGCTCCGGCCGGACCCGTGCCCGCCGAACAGCTGCGGGCCGGGGTGGCCGAACTCGAATCCTGGGGGTTGCGGGTCCTGCTCGGCGAGCACGTCCTGGACCGCCACCCCCGGCTGGACTACCTGGCCGGGTTGGATCGGGACCGCGCCGCCGACCTGCGCTGGGCGTGGTGCCATCCGGAGGTCTCCGCCGTTCTCTGCGCACGCGGTGGTTACGGAACGATGCGGATGCTCGACGAGCTCGACCGGGGGGCCCTCCTCCGAGCACCGCGGAAACTGCTGGTCGGTTCCAGCGACATGACGGCGCTGCACGAAGCCCTCGCCCGCGAACTCGACGTGGTCACCCTGTTCGGGCCGATGGTCGCCACCTCCGCGTTCACGGAGGACGCCACCGCGCGGGGGCTGCTGCGCGGGATCCTGCTCGAACCGCAGGAGTCGCTGTCCCTGCGCGGCACCGGAGCGGAACCGCTGCGCGGCGGCCGGGCCACGGGAGTGCTCCACGGGGGCAACCTCAGCGTGCTCGCCGGAACCCTCGGTTCCGCCGCACCTCCCCGACGACCGACCCCGGGGATAGCGCTGTTGGAGGACGTAACCGAAGAGCCCTACCAACTCGACCGCTACCTCACCCAGCTGCGTCGGGCGGGCTGGTTCGATCACGTGACCGGTGTGGCGCTCGGCTCCTGGCGCGAGTGCGGCTCACTCGAACGCGTCCGGACGACGATGTCGGACCTCCTCGGTGACCTGGGGGTTCCCGTGGCCTGGGAGCTGGGGTTCGGACACCGGCACGGTCAGCTCAGCGTTCCGCTCGGGGTCACCGCCGAACTGGACGCCGACGCCTGCGAACTCACCCTCGCCGACCCGCCCCTGTGCTGA
- the nikE gene encoding nickel ABC transporter ATP-binding protein NikE, whose translation MTPVLDMREVSISYRAGGGLRRAVTDVSLSLEAGQTLGLAGESGCGKTTLALSVLRLLPRSARVEGEILLGGRDVGKLTWGGLRAVRWSGASVVFQGAMHALNPVRTVGDQIAEPIRLHSTERVPTAVLRARVAELLEQVELPVERRAAYPHELSGGQRQRVMIAMALACEPSLIIADEPTTALDVVVQSQVLALLRNSVARRDVALLVISHDLSVLANTCGRLAVMYRGELVEQGRAERLVTSPEHRHTRALATAFPTVGDVASRRVGEEGRSDVADPSSGAAAPSGALLSARGVGVSFTDGARVRTRAVSDVDLDVCADEIVALVGQSGSGKTTLARTLLGLRRPDSGDVSYLGAPLAHTGGGLRAFRRQVQLVLQDPTGALNPRHTVYEAVAEGLRVHGDVVNEGERVRAALEAAELRPAEEFLDRFPHELSGGQRQRVVIAGALVLDPRVLVADEPVASLDATVRGEILELLLGLRRDRGLSTLVITHDLGLAWSIADRVAVMRAGEVVERGPVERVLTSPEHEYTKTLLAAVPVLTRTVT comes from the coding sequence ATGACTCCGGTGCTCGACATGCGCGAGGTCTCGATCTCCTACCGCGCGGGCGGAGGACTGCGGCGGGCCGTCACGGACGTGAGCCTGAGCCTGGAAGCCGGGCAGACGCTCGGCCTGGCCGGGGAGTCCGGCTGCGGGAAGACCACGCTCGCCCTGTCGGTGCTGCGGTTGTTGCCGCGCTCGGCGCGCGTGGAGGGTGAGATCCTGCTGGGTGGGCGTGATGTGGGGAAGCTGACCTGGGGCGGGCTGCGAGCCGTGCGCTGGTCCGGAGCTTCGGTGGTGTTCCAGGGGGCCATGCACGCGCTCAACCCGGTGCGCACCGTGGGGGACCAGATCGCCGAGCCCATCCGGTTGCACTCGACCGAGCGGGTTCCCACCGCGGTGCTGCGTGCGCGGGTCGCCGAGTTGCTGGAGCAGGTGGAGCTTCCCGTCGAGCGCCGCGCCGCCTATCCGCACGAACTCTCGGGAGGGCAGCGGCAACGGGTGATGATCGCGATGGCGTTGGCCTGTGAACCGAGCCTCATCATCGCGGATGAGCCGACCACCGCCCTCGACGTGGTGGTGCAGTCCCAGGTTCTGGCGCTGTTGCGGAACTCGGTGGCTCGGCGCGACGTCGCCCTGTTGGTGATCAGCCACGATCTCTCGGTGCTGGCGAACACCTGTGGGCGGTTGGCCGTGATGTACCGGGGGGAGCTCGTGGAGCAGGGGCGGGCCGAGCGGCTCGTCACCAGCCCCGAGCACCGACACACCCGTGCGCTGGCGACCGCGTTCCCTACCGTCGGCGACGTCGCCTCCCGGCGTGTCGGGGAAGAGGGGCGCTCGGACGTTGCCGATCCGTCGAGTGGTGCGGCCGCCCCGAGCGGTGCGCTGCTCAGCGCCCGTGGGGTCGGCGTGAGCTTCACCGACGGGGCGCGGGTCCGTACGAGGGCGGTCAGCGACGTCGACCTGGACGTGTGCGCGGACGAGATAGTCGCCCTGGTGGGACAGTCGGGGTCGGGCAAGACCACCCTGGCCCGCACACTGCTCGGACTGCGACGTCCCGATTCGGGTGACGTGAGCTATCTGGGCGCCCCGCTGGCGCACACAGGAGGTGGGCTGCGGGCCTTCCGCAGGCAGGTTCAGCTGGTGCTGCAGGATCCGACCGGTGCGCTCAATCCGCGCCACACCGTCTACGAGGCCGTCGCCGAGGGGCTTCGGGTGCACGGGGACGTCGTGAACGAGGGGGAACGCGTTCGAGCCGCCCTCGAAGCGGCCGAGCTGCGACCGGCGGAGGAGTTCCTCGACCGCTTCCCGCACGAACTCTCCGGTGGCCAGCGTCAGCGGGTGGTGATCGCGGGGGCGCTGGTGCTCGACCCCAGGGTGCTGGTGGCCGACGAGCCGGTCGCCTCGCTGGACGCCACCGTCCGGGGCGAGATTCTCGAGCTGCTGCTCGGACTCCGGAGGGACCGTGGTCTGTCCACTCTGGTGATAACGCACGATCTGGGGCTCGCCTGGAGCATCGCGGACCGCGTGGCCGTGATGCGAGCCGGGGAGGTGGTCGAGCGGGGCCCCGTCGAACGGGTGCTGACCTCTCCCGAGCACGAGTACACGAAAACCCTGCTCGCGGCTGTTCCCGTGCTCACGCGCACGGTCACCTGA
- a CDS encoding ABC transporter permease translates to MTTNPPSGNVRARRLAALADSWRVYRAERGGVFGLAVLVCAVLLAVLAPVLTDPAELDVTRVDASALRPPGAQHWLGTDESGRSVLLLTWWGARMSLLVGGAAAVLSMVIGTVVGLTAAHFGGWVETVLLRLTDFFLVLPALVLAIALSTVLSRGLFTIVLAIGVTSWPQTARLVRAQTLTVETRPYVERARALGGGHRHVLVKHVLPSVLPLVFATTTLTVASAIIAESTLSFLGLGDPSRISWGAMLKSAMDTGAVTAGAWWYLLPPGIGIAVIVLAFTLCGRALETVLNPRLRGGAE, encoded by the coding sequence ATGACCACGAATCCCCCCTCCGGAAACGTGCGTGCGCGGCGACTGGCAGCGCTGGCGGATTCGTGGCGTGTTTACCGCGCCGAGCGTGGTGGGGTGTTCGGGCTGGCGGTTCTCGTGTGCGCCGTGTTGCTGGCCGTGCTGGCACCGGTGTTGACCGACCCCGCCGAGCTGGACGTCACCCGGGTCGACGCGTCCGCGCTGCGCCCGCCGGGGGCGCAGCACTGGTTGGGCACGGACGAGTCGGGGCGTTCCGTGCTGCTGCTGACCTGGTGGGGTGCGCGCATGTCCCTGCTGGTCGGGGGTGCGGCCGCCGTGCTCTCGATGGTGATCGGCACCGTGGTCGGTCTGACGGCGGCGCACTTCGGCGGCTGGGTGGAGACCGTGCTGCTGCGGTTGACCGATTTCTTCCTGGTGCTTCCGGCGCTGGTGCTGGCCATAGCGCTGTCGACGGTGCTGTCCAGGGGACTGTTCACCATAGTGCTGGCCATCGGCGTCACCTCGTGGCCGCAGACCGCCCGACTGGTGCGGGCCCAGACGCTGACCGTGGAGACACGTCCCTATGTCGAACGGGCCAGGGCGCTCGGCGGTGGGCACCGCCACGTGCTCGTGAAACACGTGCTGCCCTCGGTGCTCCCCCTCGTGTTCGCCACGACCACGTTGACGGTGGCCAGCGCGATCATAGCCGAGTCGACGCTCTCCTTCCTCGGATTGGGCGACCCGAGTCGGATCTCCTGGGGCGCGATGCTCAAGTCCGCGATGGACACCGGGGCGGTGACGGCAGGGGCGTGGTGGTATCTGCTCCCGCCCGGGATCGGCATCGCGGTGATCGTGCTCGCTTTCACCCTGTGCGGTCGTGCCCTGGAGACCGTGCTGAATCCGAGATTGCGTGGTGGAGCCGAATGA